The Flavobacterium sp. 102 genomic interval GTGGAAAGATACGCCGAAGAAGGTGCTATTGTTTTTGCGAATGCCCGAAAAGAAGCTTCCTTAGACGATTGGGCAAAAGACTGTTCGGAAAAATACAGCACGACTGTAATTCCGCTCTATTTTGATGTCACTGATGCTATTGCTTGTAAAACCGCAATTCTGAAAATAAAATCGGATTATGGTCGTATCGATGTTTTAGTTAACAATGCGGGAATGGTTACCTATGAATTGTTACCAATGATTGATTTTGACAAATTGAGAACGATGTTTGATATCAATGTCATTGCGATGATTCAGTTGGTACAGCTCGCTTCTCGTGTGATGTCGCGTCAAAAAAGCGGCTCGATCATTAACATGTCGAGCATCGTTGGTGTGCAAGGTGTTAAAGGTCAGTTAGGTTATTCTGCTACTAAAGGTGCTGTGATTTCATTGACAAAATCGGCTGCGAAAGAACTGATAGAACACAATATTCGTGTCAATGCCATTGCTCCGGGAATGGTTGGCACCGAAAGATTTACCCAAGTTTTTGAAGAAAAATTTAAAGATAAAATTTCCAATATAGGAATAGGAAGATTAGCTGAACCTAACGAGATTGCAGATGTTTGCGTGTTTTTGGCTTCAGACCTTTCCACTTATGTAACCGGTCAAATCATTGGAGTTGACGGTTCGACTTCATTTTAAATACAAAGCCTATGCTTCTCCAAGCAGCGTTTATCAAGGACAATACTACCGCATTTATAGATGTTGACGGAAATACATTATCCTACAAAGCATTGTCTGATTTTTCGATGGTCTTCTTTGAGCAAATCAATAAGCGCACGTTAATTTTTATTTTTTCAGAAAATACTTTTGGTTCAGTAGCTGGTTATGTTGCAGCTTTAGAAACTAAAATTGTCCCGCTTTTGCTTCATGCCGGAACGGATAAAGCGTTAAGAGAGGAACTAATTAATAAATACAAACCTGAATACTTTTGGCTGCCTGAATCAATGGCTGCCGAATTTAATCATGAAGTTGTTTTCAGTGCCTTTGGTTATGTTTTGCTGAAAAGCGGTTTACAACCACCAATTTTGCATGAAGACTTATCGTTATTGTTGCCTACTTCTGGTTCTACCGGCAGTCCTAAATTGGTGCGTCACAGTTATAAAAATATAGAAGCCAACGCCCGGAATGTCGGGAAAGTTTTTGATATCAGTAGCCATGACAGAGCTTTAGCCGTTTTACCGATGTATTATACTATGGGTCTTTCAGTGATTACAAGTTATTTGTATGGTGGAGCTACCATTTTACTATTTAACGGAAGTTTGACTGATGGGGTATTTTGGAAATTTTTGAAAGAACAAAAAACCACCATTTTGACCGGTGTTCCCTATAGTTTTGAAATTCTTTCCAAGTTGCGATTTACCCGTATGGATTTGCCCGATTTAAAAATTGTATCGCAAGGTGGTGGAAAATTGAACGCGAGTCTGTTTAACGATTTTGCCGAATATGCAGAACGAACCGGCAAAATGTTTATTGCCACTTATGGACAAACAGAAGGAACGGCAAGAATGGCTTACCTTCCGGCAGCGTTTGCCAAGACTAAAATTGGAAGTATCGGAAAAGCAATTCCGAACGGAAAATTATTTTTGATTGACGATAATGGAAACGAAATTTCGGAAGCAGATGTTCCCGGAGAAATGGTTTACAGTGGGCCAAATGTGACTTTAGGCTATGCCTACACCGGAGAAGATTTGCAAAAAGGCGATGAGCGTCAAGGTATTTTACCAACGGGTGATATCGCTATTCAAGACCAAGACGGTTTTTTCTACATTGTTGGCAGAATAAGCCGATTCCTCAAGTTGTATGGAGTCAGAATAGGTTTGGATGAAGTGGAACAGCTTATTTTTCAGGAATTTGGTGTAGAAAATATTTGCACCGGCACAGATGAAAAAATGAAAATATATGTCACGGATGAGACTGTAGTAGCAGCCGTTGCTTCTTTTGTCATTCAGAAGACAGGTTTGTACCATCAAGCATTCGAAGTATTATTCATCCCTGAAATCCCTAGAAATGATGTTGGTAAAATCATTTATAACTTTGACTAGACAACCATTCTTATTTCTTGAACACAATTTTTATGAAAATTCACCAGTATATCAATCCACACAGACTCTCCAATACCTATGTTTTGGATTTGGCTGCCGGTAAAGTTGTTTTAATTGATGTTGGTAATTTTGATACCAAACCTTTCACCGCATGGTTGAAGCAAGAAAAAAAAGAGTTGACCCATGTGATTTTAACCCATGAACATGCCGATCATTGTTGTGGAATTGATGCTTTGGCTGAGGCATATT includes:
- a CDS encoding SDR family NAD(P)-dependent oxidoreductase, with translation MKSNRILEGKICLVTGTNRGIGKSIVERYAEEGAIVFANARKEASLDDWAKDCSEKYSTTVIPLYFDVTDAIACKTAILKIKSDYGRIDVLVNNAGMVTYELLPMIDFDKLRTMFDINVIAMIQLVQLASRVMSRQKSGSIINMSSIVGVQGVKGQLGYSATKGAVISLTKSAAKELIEHNIRVNAIAPGMVGTERFTQVFEEKFKDKISNIGIGRLAEPNEIADVCVFLASDLSTYVTGQIIGVDGSTSF
- a CDS encoding AMP-binding protein; its protein translation is MLLQAAFIKDNTTAFIDVDGNTLSYKALSDFSMVFFEQINKRTLIFIFSENTFGSVAGYVAALETKIVPLLLHAGTDKALREELINKYKPEYFWLPESMAAEFNHEVVFSAFGYVLLKSGLQPPILHEDLSLLLPTSGSTGSPKLVRHSYKNIEANARNVGKVFDISSHDRALAVLPMYYTMGLSVITSYLYGGATILLFNGSLTDGVFWKFLKEQKTTILTGVPYSFEILSKLRFTRMDLPDLKIVSQGGGKLNASLFNDFAEYAERTGKMFIATYGQTEGTARMAYLPAAFAKTKIGSIGKAIPNGKLFLIDDNGNEISEADVPGEMVYSGPNVTLGYAYTGEDLQKGDERQGILPTGDIAIQDQDGFFYIVGRISRFLKLYGVRIGLDEVEQLIFQEFGVENICTGTDEKMKIYVTDETVVAAVASFVIQKTGLYHQAFEVLFIPEIPRNDVGKIIYNFD